One genomic segment of Thermodesulfobacterium sp. TA1 includes these proteins:
- the murF gene encoding UDP-N-acetylmuramoyl-tripeptide--D-alanyl-D-alanine ligase produces MNIDNHFLTEEIVRAASGILLNGDMSSSFRGISTDTRVIKPGYLFWALKGKNFDGHDFWKEALDKGAKGLVISRFPSGFRLEELPKTLTVILVKDTLQALGDFAKFWRKKLNFVGVAITGSCGKTTTKELSFEILSKFFKTYKNLANYNNLIGVPLSILSIKEGTEVAVLELGTNVPGEIARLSEIVFPQVSVITCVYPAHLEGLSSLEGVLEEKVSLFKNTDPNGRLVYFYDQENLRERVKVFNQEKISFGFEEGADLRVQNLSIEGDRLKGEWIFKNQKQPFHLPDIGKHNLLNLLAAIGIGLSLNLEWEAILEKVEKEISFYQRAKSYKKGRFLVIDDTYNANPGSMRAALELLRDLSGYLKKVVILGDMLELGPESKKYHEEIGDLAKEVADQGYFIGRNAKFYACTFSPKPCEVFETTEQFLENLRFLKLKEMFTEDTAILVKGSRGLRLERVVERLLEELE; encoded by the coding sequence ATGAACATAGATAACCATTTTTTGACTGAAGAGATTGTAAGGGCTGCTTCTGGGATTTTGCTAAACGGAGACATGAGCTCAAGTTTTAGAGGGATTTCTACCGACACCAGGGTTATAAAGCCAGGGTATTTGTTTTGGGCTTTAAAAGGGAAAAACTTTGACGGACATGATTTCTGGAAAGAGGCTTTAGATAAAGGGGCTAAAGGGTTGGTTATTTCTCGTTTTCCTTCAGGTTTTAGATTAGAAGAATTGCCTAAAACGTTAACCGTTATTTTGGTAAAAGACACTTTGCAAGCTTTAGGAGATTTTGCTAAATTTTGGAGAAAAAAGCTTAACTTTGTAGGAGTCGCCATAACCGGTTCTTGCGGAAAGACTACAACAAAAGAACTTTCTTTTGAAATTCTTTCCAAGTTTTTTAAAACCTATAAAAACTTAGCCAACTATAATAACTTGATAGGGGTCCCCCTTTCTATTCTTTCTATCAAAGAAGGTACCGAGGTAGCTGTTTTAGAACTCGGGACTAACGTCCCTGGCGAGATAGCACGTTTGTCAGAAATAGTGTTCCCTCAGGTTTCTGTGATTACCTGTGTATACCCTGCTCATTTAGAGGGTCTTAGCTCTTTGGAAGGGGTTTTAGAAGAAAAAGTATCTCTTTTTAAAAACACAGACCCCAACGGAAGATTGGTCTATTTCTATGATCAAGAAAACCTAAGAGAAAGGGTAAAGGTTTTTAATCAAGAAAAGATTTCTTTTGGTTTTGAAGAAGGGGCAGACTTGAGGGTTCAAAATCTAAGTATAGAGGGAGATAGACTTAAAGGGGAATGGATTTTTAAAAATCAAAAGCAACCCTTTCACTTGCCAGATATAGGTAAGCATAATCTTTTAAACCTTCTTGCAGCCATAGGGATAGGTTTAAGCCTTAACTTAGAGTGGGAAGCTATTTTAGAGAAAGTAGAAAAAGAAATTTCTTTTTATCAAAGGGCTAAGAGTTACAAAAAGGGAAGGTTTTTGGTGATAGACGATACTTATAATGCCAATCCAGGCTCTATGAGGGCAGCTTTAGAGCTTTTAAGAGACCTTTCAGGATATCTAAAGAAGGTGGTTATTTTAGGAGATATGTTAGAGTTAGGTCCTGAAAGCAAAAAGTATCATGAGGAGATAGGAGATCTGGCTAAGGAAGTAGCTGACCAAGGCTATTTTATAGGAAGAAATGCTAAATTTTATGCCTGCACCTTTTCCCCTAAGCCTTGTGAGGTTTTTGAAACTACAGAACAATTTTTGGAAAACCTCAGGTTTTTAAAACTTAAAGAGATGTTTACTGAAGATACCGCTATTTTAGTAAAAGGCTCAAGGGGATTAAGATTAGAAAGGGTAGTAGAAAGACTTTTGGAGGAGCTTGAATAG
- the mraY gene encoding phospho-N-acetylmuramoyl-pentapeptide-transferase produces the protein MLYYFLYSLSDYFSVFNVFKYITFRMICGAITAFFLVYFLMPPFIRFMKLKQFGQIVREEGPEHHKKKTGTPTMGGTIVLFSILISCLLWCRFSNPFVWLVLLVTIGFGLIGFLDDYLKIKRKKNLGLKAREKILLQLFLVGVFYLLLFNGLNFSSQLVFPFFKNLALDLGVGYLLFSMLVILGSSNAMNLTDGLDGLAIVPFIVVAGVYSVLSYVAGNMKFSTYLLLPYIPYAGELAIVCAIFIGAGLGFLWYNSYPAEIFMGDVGSLGLGAGLGAISILVKQEFLLVIAGALFVMEALSVMLQVGYFKLTHGKRIFKMAPLHHHFELLGWPENKVVVRFWIISIIFGLLALSTLKIR, from the coding sequence ATGCTTTACTATTTTTTATATTCTTTAAGCGACTATTTTTCGGTTTTTAACGTTTTTAAATACATTACTTTTAGAATGATTTGCGGGGCTATTACCGCTTTCTTTTTGGTCTATTTTTTGATGCCTCCGTTTATCAGGTTTATGAAACTAAAACAGTTTGGTCAGATAGTAAGAGAAGAGGGACCTGAACATCATAAAAAAAAGACTGGAACTCCTACGATGGGAGGGACGATAGTTCTTTTTTCTATTCTAATTTCTTGTCTTCTTTGGTGTAGGTTTTCTAATCCGTTTGTATGGTTGGTTCTTTTGGTAACCATAGGTTTTGGTTTGATAGGATTTTTGGATGACTATCTTAAGATCAAAAGAAAGAAAAATTTAGGACTTAAGGCTAGGGAAAAAATTTTACTTCAACTTTTTTTGGTAGGGGTTTTCTATCTCTTACTTTTTAATGGGCTTAATTTTTCTTCTCAGTTGGTTTTTCCGTTTTTTAAAAACTTAGCCTTAGACTTAGGGGTAGGGTATCTGCTGTTTAGTATGTTGGTTATTCTTGGCAGTTCTAACGCGATGAACCTTACAGACGGGCTTGATGGATTGGCCATAGTGCCTTTTATAGTAGTTGCCGGGGTTTACAGTGTTTTAAGTTATGTAGCAGGAAACATGAAGTTTTCTACCTATCTTTTGTTGCCTTACATCCCTTATGCCGGTGAATTAGCCATCGTTTGTGCCATATTTATAGGAGCGGGATTAGGGTTTTTATGGTATAATTCGTATCCAGCAGAAATTTTTATGGGAGATGTGGGTTCCTTAGGTTTGGGGGCAGGATTAGGGGCTATTTCGATCTTAGTAAAACAAGAATTTTTGTTGGTGATAGCTGGAGCTCTTTTTGTTATGGAAGCCCTTTCGGTGATGCTCCAGGTAGGTTATTTTAAGCTTACTCACGGGAAAAGAATTTTTAAGATGGCTCCACTACACCATCATTTTGAGCTTTTAGGATGGCCAGAAAACAAAGTAGTGGTAAGGTTTTGGATTATTTCTATAATTTTTGGACTTTTAGCCTTAAGCACTTTAAAAATTAGGTAG
- the murG gene encoding undecaprenyldiphospho-muramoylpentapeptide beta-N-acetylglucosaminyltransferase produces MRWLIVAGGTGGHLFPGIAVAEELQRLGREVFFVSGTRRIEKTILKDRPFKVYELEAEGFLGRSVLDKFRAGLKMLKAILKADQIIKTLNPDIIFATGGYISFPVVFAGKLRKKITALHEQNVEPGLANKILSRLVDKVFISIKGSEKAFPSKKVVFSGNPVRKTILTKKPKEHKGLGVLILGGSLGAKFINELSVEIVPRLLEEFKDLLIIHQTGLDEYEKVKAGYAQKISKSFQERLKVFPFIEDMGWAYSQVDLFLGRAGATTLAELFAVGLPAVFIPFPYATRDHQKKNALRVAEKGGAVVIDQREATPERVLEVLKDMLKDKKKLEEMSEAMKSFYVPFPERIIIEELERLHNV; encoded by the coding sequence TTGAGGTGGTTGATAGTTGCTGGAGGAACAGGAGGCCATCTTTTCCCAGGGATAGCTGTGGCTGAAGAATTGCAGAGGCTGGGTAGGGAGGTGTTTTTTGTTTCTGGCACAAGAAGGATAGAAAAAACCATCCTTAAAGACAGACCTTTTAAAGTTTATGAGCTTGAGGCAGAAGGATTTTTAGGAAGGTCGGTTTTAGATAAATTTAGGGCTGGGTTAAAGATGTTAAAAGCTATTTTAAAGGCTGACCAGATTATAAAAACCCTTAATCCAGACATTATTTTTGCTACAGGGGGATATATCTCTTTTCCTGTGGTTTTTGCAGGTAAATTAAGAAAAAAAATAACCGCCCTTCATGAGCAAAACGTGGAGCCAGGATTAGCCAACAAGATACTTTCTCGTTTGGTAGACAAAGTTTTTATAAGTATTAAGGGAAGTGAAAAGGCTTTCCCCTCAAAAAAGGTAGTTTTTTCAGGAAATCCTGTGAGAAAGACTATTTTAACCAAAAAACCTAAGGAACATAAAGGTTTAGGGGTTTTGATTTTAGGCGGAAGTTTGGGGGCTAAGTTTATCAATGAGTTATCGGTAGAGATAGTGCCTCGGTTGTTAGAGGAATTTAAAGATTTATTGATTATTCATCAGACAGGCCTTGATGAGTACGAAAAGGTTAAAGCTGGTTATGCACAAAAAATTTCTAAAAGTTTTCAAGAAAGACTTAAGGTTTTCCCTTTTATAGAGGATATGGGATGGGCTTATTCTCAAGTAGACCTGTTTTTAGGAAGGGCAGGGGCTACAACCCTGGCAGAGCTTTTTGCGGTAGGATTACCGGCTGTTTTTATACCTTTTCCCTATGCTACCAGAGACCATCAAAAGAAAAATGCTTTAAGGGTAGCAGAAAAAGGAGGGGCAGTAGTTATAGATCAAAGAGAAGCTACCCCAGAAAGGGTTTTAGAGGTGTTAAAAGATATGCTTAAGGATAAGAAAAAACTGGAAGAAATGTCTGAGGCTATGAAAAGTTTTTATGTCCCTTTCCCAGAAAGGATTATCATCGAAGAACTTGAGAGGTTGCATAATGTTTAA
- a CDS encoding deoxyribodipyrimidine photo-lyase gives MKEKERYKRAIVWFKRDLRIEDNEALFEASVFAEEIIPIFIFIPSLFEIFGKRKDRLGFIVSALKKLDKDLRNLGGKLYVFVGEPREIFSEIIKTSQAQGVFTNKDFSFTGEEIESEIRSICLSFGIDFHVYLGNFLCDITKIPFKRIYSHFLKEWLKNLRLDCKPIPTKINVPEMPFSTLDNLLQKLEYEENRHFTLDFGFQRLNNFDFRRYNETRNRLDLDGTSKLSPYIRFGVLSLRKIFKKAEEVAGKDCQFIKELAWREFWYHIKHYFPQLKELEFQEKRRNIPWENDEKLFKAFIDGRTGYPIVDAGIRQLLLEGFMHNRARMIVASFLTKDLFIDWRLGEAFFKEHLIDYDEVVNTGNWQWVASVGVDLKPFRMFNPILQAKNFDPEAKYIKRYLPELKNLPPYMLHNPLRYKLPYLQPIVNHFDRARVVKKYFLLSSVIPKARA, from the coding sequence ATGAAAGAAAAAGAAAGGTATAAAAGGGCTATTGTTTGGTTTAAAAGGGATTTAAGAATTGAGGATAATGAGGCTCTGTTTGAAGCTTCTGTTTTTGCAGAGGAGATTATCCCTATCTTTATTTTTATTCCAAGCCTTTTTGAAATATTTGGCAAAAGAAAAGACAGACTTGGATTTATTGTATCAGCCTTAAAAAAGCTTGACAAAGATTTAAGGAATCTTGGAGGTAAGCTCTATGTCTTTGTTGGCGAGCCAAGAGAAATCTTCTCAGAGATAATTAAGACCTCTCAAGCTCAGGGAGTTTTTACTAATAAAGACTTTTCCTTCACGGGAGAGGAAATTGAAAGCGAGATAAGGTCAATCTGCCTTTCTTTTGGCATAGATTTCCATGTTTACTTAGGAAACTTTCTTTGCGACATAACAAAAATACCTTTCAAGAGAATTTATAGCCACTTTTTAAAAGAATGGTTAAAAAATTTAAGGCTTGATTGCAAACCAATTCCTACCAAAATCAACGTTCCAGAAATGCCTTTTAGCACTCTGGATAACCTCTTGCAAAAATTGGAGTATGAAGAAAACAGACATTTTACCTTAGATTTTGGTTTTCAGAGATTGAACAACTTTGATTTTAGAAGATATAATGAAACAAGAAATAGGCTTGACCTTGACGGCACATCAAAGCTTTCGCCCTATATAAGATTTGGAGTCCTCTCCCTTCGAAAGATATTTAAGAAGGCTGAAGAGGTTGCTGGAAAAGACTGCCAATTTATTAAAGAATTAGCCTGGAGAGAGTTTTGGTATCATATAAAGCACTATTTTCCTCAACTTAAAGAATTAGAATTTCAGGAAAAGAGAAGGAACATTCCTTGGGAAAATGATGAAAAACTTTTTAAAGCCTTTATAGATGGAAGAACTGGATATCCTATTGTTGATGCTGGAATTAGGCAGTTACTATTAGAGGGGTTCATGCACAATCGGGCAAGGATGATCGTTGCCTCTTTCTTAACTAAAGACTTGTTTATCGATTGGAGGCTTGGTGAAGCCTTCTTCAAAGAACATCTTATCGATTACGATGAAGTAGTGAACACAGGAAATTGGCAATGGGTAGCTTCTGTGGGAGTTGATCTAAAGCCTTTCAGGATGTTCAACCCCATCCTTCAGGCTAAAAATTTTGACCCTGAAGCAAAGTACATAAAGAGATACCTTCCTGAGTTAAAGAATTTACCTCCTTATATGCTTCATAACCCCTTGCGGTATAAACTTCCCTATCTTCAACCCATCGTCAACCATTTTGATAGGGCAAGAGTTGTAAAAAAATACTTTCTGCTATCCTCTGTAATTCCAAAAGCAAGAGCCTGA
- the murD gene encoding UDP-N-acetylmuramoyl-L-alanine--D-glutamate ligase produces MEVEGKRVVVIGFGRSGQAATKLLIKKGAQVLVSEANPREKFNPTLISQFETQGVEFKFGGHALEDFSQADLVVVSPGIPREVYRDCLKKGIPVLGELELAWQFLEKKDQAIAITGTNGKTTTTAMVSELLKLSGYKVFTGGNYGIPLSELIYLNTKVDKLVLEVSSFQLETIYTFRPKVGLLLNITPDHLERYESEEEYAYFKYRLFENQTLEDYSVLPLKEPWFSKFKDLVKGKVYRFSEKEEDGAQAYLKDEKHFVLRIEGKEEVYSLEGFRLLGLHNKLNYIAASLGARLIGASQESIEKLVTEFEGFPHRIEYITSVGGVSFINDSKATNVDATLQALKGLEGRFILIMGGKHKGASYSPLIPYIKEKVKALVLMGEARYVITEELGQVVETYLAETLSQAVAIALKLAEPGDCVLLSPACSSFDQFKNYEERGEVFRELVLKYAPLFLKEKEINEVYH; encoded by the coding sequence ATGGAAGTTGAAGGTAAAAGGGTTGTAGTCATCGGTTTTGGTAGAAGTGGACAGGCGGCTACTAAACTTTTAATAAAAAAAGGTGCTCAAGTTTTGGTTTCTGAGGCTAATCCAAGAGAAAAGTTTAACCCTACTCTTATCTCTCAGTTTGAAACCCAAGGGGTTGAATTTAAGTTTGGAGGGCATGCTTTAGAAGACTTTTCCCAGGCTGATTTAGTAGTGGTAAGTCCAGGTATTCCAAGAGAGGTTTATAGAGATTGTTTAAAAAAGGGTATTCCCGTTTTAGGGGAGCTTGAGCTTGCTTGGCAGTTTTTAGAAAAAAAAGACCAGGCTATAGCTATTACCGGGACCAACGGTAAAACCACCACCACCGCTATGGTTTCAGAACTTTTAAAGCTTTCAGGCTATAAGGTTTTTACCGGAGGTAACTATGGGATACCTCTTTCGGAGTTGATTTACCTTAATACCAAGGTAGATAAATTAGTGCTTGAAGTCTCAAGTTTTCAGCTGGAAACCATCTATACCTTTAGACCTAAGGTAGGGCTTTTGCTTAACATTACCCCTGACCATTTAGAAAGGTATGAATCTGAAGAAGAATATGCCTATTTTAAATATAGGCTTTTTGAAAATCAGACCTTAGAAGATTATAGCGTCCTTCCTTTAAAAGAACCTTGGTTTTCAAAGTTTAAAGACTTGGTAAAGGGTAAAGTTTATCGGTTTTCGGAAAAAGAGGAAGACGGAGCCCAAGCCTATTTAAAAGATGAGAAGCATTTTGTGTTAAGGATAGAGGGAAAAGAGGAGGTATATTCTTTAGAAGGATTTAGGCTTTTAGGTTTACACAATAAACTAAACTATATAGCTGCAAGTTTAGGGGCTCGACTGATAGGAGCTTCTCAAGAAAGTATAGAAAAGTTAGTAACTGAGTTTGAAGGCTTTCCTCATAGGATTGAATATATCACCTCTGTGGGAGGGGTAAGTTTTATTAACGATTCTAAGGCTACTAATGTAGACGCTACCCTTCAGGCTTTAAAAGGGCTTGAAGGCAGGTTTATCCTTATCATGGGAGGAAAACATAAGGGAGCTTCGTATAGTCCTTTAATTCCTTATATTAAAGAAAAGGTTAAAGCTTTAGTTTTGATGGGGGAAGCAAGGTATGTGATAACTGAAGAATTAGGACAGGTAGTAGAAACTTACCTTGCAGAGACTTTGTCCCAGGCTGTAGCCATAGCTTTAAAATTGGCTGAACCAGGAGATTGTGTACTTTTATCCCCTGCTTGCTCTAGTTTTGACCAATTTAAAAACTACGAAGAAAGAGGAGAAGTTTTTAGAGAATTAGTTTTAAAATACGCCCCCCTCTTCCTTAAAGAGAAAGAAATAAACGAGGTGTACCATTGA
- a CDS encoding UDP-N-acetylmuramoyl-L-alanyl-D-glutamate--2,6-diaminopimelate ligase yields MKPLKEILKEVEILEVYPKDESWLNQPVYGVSDNSKEVSEGYVFIARKGTSFRGEDFIDEAVERGAKVIVRETPVETEKKLQGVYQIRVKDVKKALSQIVLNFFDHPEKKLTLIGVTGTNGKTSVCYFTKTLLQTLGIKTGYVGTIFYEIERRIPATETTPSLIRLAGLMKEMVEKGFKACVMEVSSHALDQGRITGLKFEVAGFTNLSRDHLDYHKTMEDYYQAKKKLFTEYLAPEGKAVLSFETESGKRLYQELKDFLSEDRILVVNNGTLRVEILGLEEGLEVELKFLNTGEAYRVKTSLFGEYQAKNLATVVGILMALGYSKEEICSRLETLKNPVGRLELVAEFRGAKIFVDYAHTPSALEHVLKSLLPLKKNRLIVVFGCGGNRDPGKRPLMGEVAENLSDYLIITSDNPRFEDPERIIQDIKQGLKGVKPCKVIPDRKEAIEAAINLLEKGDILVIAGKGHETYQEIQGKRYPFSDQDEVLETIKRLNKEYLK; encoded by the coding sequence ATGAAACCATTAAAAGAGATACTAAAAGAAGTAGAAATATTAGAGGTTTATCCAAAGGATGAGAGTTGGTTAAATCAACCGGTTTATGGTGTTTCAGACAATTCCAAGGAAGTTTCTGAAGGTTATGTTTTTATTGCCAGAAAAGGGACTTCTTTTAGAGGAGAAGATTTTATAGATGAGGCGGTTGAAAGAGGGGCTAAAGTTATCGTTAGAGAAACACCTGTAGAAACCGAAAAAAAACTGCAAGGGGTTTATCAAATTCGGGTAAAAGACGTTAAAAAAGCCCTTTCTCAGATAGTGCTTAATTTTTTTGACCACCCTGAGAAAAAATTAACCCTTATAGGAGTTACCGGAACTAATGGAAAAACATCTGTATGTTATTTTACTAAAACCCTTTTACAAACCTTGGGGATAAAAACCGGTTATGTGGGAACTATTTTTTATGAAATAGAAAGGAGAATTCCTGCTACAGAGACTACGCCTTCTCTCATAAGATTGGCGGGTCTGATGAAAGAAATGGTAGAAAAAGGGTTTAAAGCTTGTGTTATGGAAGTTTCTTCTCATGCCTTAGATCAAGGAAGGATAACAGGGCTTAAGTTTGAGGTAGCCGGCTTTACCAATCTTTCAAGAGATCATTTAGACTACCATAAAACGATGGAAGACTATTATCAGGCCAAAAAAAAGCTTTTTACCGAATATTTAGCCCCAGAGGGAAAGGCAGTTTTGTCCTTCGAAACAGAATCTGGTAAGAGACTTTATCAAGAATTAAAAGACTTCTTGTCTGAAGATAGGATTTTAGTTGTAAACAACGGGACTTTAAGGGTAGAAATTTTAGGTTTAGAAGAGGGCCTTGAGGTAGAGTTAAAGTTTTTAAATACAGGGGAGGCATACAGGGTTAAAACTTCCCTTTTTGGAGAATATCAAGCCAAAAATTTGGCTACGGTTGTTGGGATTTTGATGGCCTTGGGCTATTCTAAGGAAGAAATATGTTCCAGATTAGAAACCCTTAAAAATCCAGTAGGAAGGTTAGAGCTGGTTGCAGAGTTTAGAGGGGCTAAAATCTTTGTAGATTATGCGCATACCCCATCTGCTTTAGAACATGTTTTAAAAAGTTTACTTCCTTTAAAAAAGAATAGGCTTATAGTGGTGTTTGGTTGTGGAGGCAACCGAGATCCTGGCAAAAGGCCTCTTATGGGGGAGGTGGCTGAGAATCTATCTGATTATTTAATCATTACTTCTGATAACCCACGATTTGAAGACCCTGAGCGTATAATTCAAGATATCAAACAAGGATTAAAAGGGGTAAAACCCTGTAAGGTTATCCCTGATAGAAAGGAAGCCATAGAGGCTGCTATAAACCTTTTAGAAAAAGGAGATATATTGGTAATTGCAGGTAAAGGGCATGAGACTTACCAAGAAATTCAAGGAAAAAGATATCCCTTTTCTGACCAAGACGAGGTTTTAGAGACTATTAAAAGACTAAACAAGGAGTATCTAAAATGA
- the rsmH gene encoding 16S rRNA (cytosine(1402)-N(4))-methyltransferase RsmH has product MLQVTKDKVYVDGTVGMGGHSEAILERSSPTGVLYGFEWNEPSFELAKKRLSKYGNRVKLFNKSFIYIKDVLEKEGVLADGIVLDLGLSSFLLEHSGRGFSFQKDEPLDMRMNLETEITAEKILNTYDVKRLAQVFLKGEVPSAIRFAQFIGEKRKRKSFKTTQDLVEAVKEFYKTTRKSLLAVIFQSLRIEVNEELKNLEKVLNEVPEVLKPGGRIAIISFHSLEDRVVKNWFKSDPRLKPVLKKPVVPTLEEIKRNPRARSAKLRVGERI; this is encoded by the coding sequence TTGCTTCAGGTAACCAAAGATAAGGTTTATGTAGATGGAACGGTAGGGATGGGGGGGCATAGCGAAGCCATTCTTGAAAGATCCTCTCCTACAGGGGTTTTATATGGTTTTGAATGGAACGAACCGTCTTTTGAGTTGGCTAAAAAAAGATTAAGTAAATACGGAAATAGGGTAAAACTGTTTAATAAAAGTTTTATTTATATAAAAGATGTTTTAGAAAAAGAAGGGGTTTTGGCAGACGGAATAGTTTTAGACCTTGGCCTTTCTTCTTTTTTGTTAGAACATTCTGGAAGAGGTTTTTCCTTTCAAAAGGATGAACCCTTAGACATGAGGATGAACTTAGAAACAGAGATTACCGCCGAAAAGATTTTGAATACCTATGATGTAAAAAGACTTGCGCAAGTGTTTTTAAAAGGTGAAGTCCCAAGCGCTATAAGATTTGCTCAGTTTATCGGTGAAAAAAGAAAAAGAAAATCCTTTAAAACCACCCAAGATTTGGTAGAGGCGGTCAAAGAGTTTTATAAAACCACCAGAAAAAGTCTTTTGGCTGTTATTTTTCAAAGTTTAAGGATAGAGGTAAACGAAGAGCTTAAAAACTTAGAAAAGGTTTTAAACGAGGTGCCGGAGGTTTTAAAACCAGGGGGAAGGATAGCGATAATTTCTTTCCATTCTTTAGAAGATAGGGTGGTAAAAAACTGGTTTAAATCAGACCCAAGGTTAAAACCGGTGTTAAAAAAACCGGTTGTGCCAACCTTAGAAGAGATAAAAAGAAATCCAAGGGCACGTAGTGCCAAATTAAGGGTGGGAGAAAGGATATGA
- the murC gene encoding UDP-N-acetylmuramate--L-alanine ligase yields the protein MFKFLGHKEGPKRIHFIGIGGVGMSSLAMILHSLGHKVSGCDINKSKYTEMLEKQGIKVYYQHDEAHLKKIDVVVYSSAISQDNPELSKAKEMGIWVIPRAQMLAEVMNLYPKSIVVAGSHGKTTTTSMIAEMLLKLDKSPTVVVGGIITNIKTHSLLGKGDYLIAEADESDGSFLCYNPYIEVITNIDVEHLDFYADFNAIKKAFINFIKKCSPEGKVILCGDDPGIKEVLQEIRGPFLLYGFSADNQLRAEILDEDEGYPLVKVMFKEKVLGQMRLSIPGKHNVCNALAAIGVGLELALPIKQVIEILQEFKGAGRRLEHKGFWRGSVLIDDYAHHPTEIKASLEALRKVYKDKKIVLVFQPHRYTRTKFLWDKFLLVLKEPDILVLTEIYPASENPIPGVSGFILFENLKNLRGGKPTFFGENLEKVKEFLEEIVDENQVVITMGAGNIYKLHRLILESDERKN from the coding sequence ATGTTTAAGTTTTTGGGGCATAAAGAAGGACCTAAGAGGATACATTTTATAGGAATTGGCGGTGTAGGAATGAGCAGTTTAGCGATGATCCTTCATTCCTTAGGGCACAAGGTAAGCGGATGCGATATCAATAAAAGCAAATATACTGAAATGCTTGAAAAACAGGGTATCAAAGTCTATTATCAACATGATGAAGCCCATCTTAAAAAAATAGATGTAGTGGTCTATTCTTCTGCGATTTCTCAAGATAATCCAGAGCTTTCTAAGGCTAAAGAAATGGGCATTTGGGTTATTCCTCGGGCACAGATGTTAGCTGAGGTAATGAACCTTTACCCTAAAAGTATCGTGGTTGCAGGTTCTCATGGTAAGACTACAACCACCTCCATGATAGCAGAGATGTTGCTTAAATTGGATAAAAGCCCTACGGTAGTAGTAGGAGGTATCATAACCAACATAAAAACTCATTCTCTTTTAGGTAAAGGAGATTATTTAATAGCTGAAGCCGATGAAAGCGACGGCTCCTTTTTATGTTATAACCCTTACATAGAGGTAATTACCAACATCGATGTAGAACATTTAGATTTTTATGCAGACTTTAATGCCATTAAAAAGGCGTTTATCAATTTTATAAAAAAATGTTCTCCAGAAGGAAAGGTTATCTTATGCGGAGATGATCCAGGAATAAAAGAGGTGCTCCAAGAGATTAGGGGTCCCTTTTTACTTTATGGTTTTTCGGCAGACAATCAACTGAGGGCAGAGATTTTAGACGAAGATGAAGGGTATCCTTTAGTAAAGGTTATGTTTAAGGAAAAAGTTTTAGGACAGATGAGGCTTTCTATCCCTGGTAAACATAATGTTTGTAACGCTTTAGCAGCTATAGGGGTGGGTTTAGAGCTCGCATTACCTATAAAACAAGTGATAGAAATTTTACAGGAATTTAAAGGGGCAGGAAGAAGGCTTGAACATAAAGGTTTTTGGAGAGGGTCGGTTTTGATAGACGATTATGCTCATCATCCTACTGAGATAAAAGCTTCTCTTGAGGCCTTAAGAAAGGTTTATAAAGATAAAAAAATCGTATTGGTTTTCCAACCCCATCGTTATACCAGGACTAAGTTTCTTTGGGATAAATTTTTATTAGTTTTAAAGGAACCTGATATTTTGGTGTTGACCGAGATTTATCCTGCCAGCGAAAATCCTATTCCTGGGGTTTCGGGTTTTATTCTTTTTGAAAACCTTAAGAACTTAAGAGGAGGAAAGCCTACCTTTTTTGGAGAAAATCTGGAAAAGGTAAAAGAATTTTTAGAAGAGATTGTAGATGAAAACCAGGTGGTCATCACGATGGGTGCAGGAAACATTTATAAACTACATCGTTTGATTTTAGAAAGCGATGAAAGAAAAAATTAA
- the mraZ gene encoding division/cell wall cluster transcriptional repressor MraZ, which produces MFRGKFKHSLDEKGRFSLPAKFREVLRVKYGSENLVITNYPECLVAYPVEEWQKIEEKLLSLPWDVPEVREYIRYFLGSAEECQPDKQGRILLPQSLREEFSLEKEVVLLGMLYHFEIWNPVQLEARFKQTKDNFNQIMQMINPYLTRG; this is translated from the coding sequence ATGTTTAGAGGAAAGTTTAAACATAGTTTAGATGAAAAAGGGCGGTTCAGTCTTCCTGCTAAGTTTAGAGAAGTTCTAAGGGTTAAGTATGGGAGTGAAAACTTAGTGATTACCAACTATCCTGAGTGTTTAGTAGCCTATCCTGTAGAGGAATGGCAAAAGATAGAAGAAAAGTTGTTAAGTCTACCTTGGGACGTACCTGAGGTAAGAGAATACATAAGGTATTTTTTAGGCTCTGCTGAGGAATGTCAGCCTGATAAGCAAGGAAGAATCCTTTTACCACAATCATTGAGAGAAGAGTTTTCTTTAGAAAAAGAGGTAGTGCTGTTAGGTATGCTTTATCATTTTGAGATATGGAACCCTGTTCAGTTAGAGGCCAGGTTTAAACAAACGAAAGACAACTTTAATCAGATTATGCAGATGATAAACCCTTATCTTACCAGGGGGTAA